The Vespa velutina chromosome 25, iVesVel2.1, whole genome shotgun sequence genome has a segment encoding these proteins:
- the LOC124957374 gene encoding odorant receptor 13a-like isoform X1 translates to MKKIKPIEIVDVFLLHERYFAIGGVWPLRKSYVKFAIYAVYCTIQITLAYIDLYNVIDDLHLMVENLLETLVSSLSLLMIIIIRFHPSLATLIVTIKNEIVNNGEYFENNEERSIYYHYNHISNTLSKIASTTSLFTITAMYLKPLPNILHALLHPMEINLAAASAATTNIANNTDIFPLPFKGVKLYHITNVQTYILLYIFQLPYIYCGFCHTVTTCVILTLVLHICGKLSMMRRRILMLDTKPKDQLNDAIRRHVQSHIQLIWMVKSIEKIFNVVILLDLVQNSIRLGLSSYVTLVSKDNKSEFVVMCTFASYAAVVFLLIFEYCFIGEYLMQESKKLAESYYHCNWAEMPQNCKTSLLICIICSQTYLNLTAGKFYTFSLYGFTGIVKTSMAYLSMLRTVI, encoded by the exons ATGAAGAAA atCAAACCGATCGAAATCGTCGACGTTTTTCTACTTCACGAGAGATACTTCGCGATAGGTGGTGTATGGCCATTGAGAAAAAGTTACGTTAAATTTGCAATATATGCCGTTTATTGTACGATACAAATAACATTGGCATATATCGATTTGTATAATGTAATAGACGACCTTCATCTTATGGTTGAAAATCTTTTGGAAACATTAGTGTCGAgtttgtcgttattaatgataataattattcgttttCATCCGAGTTTGGCAACATTGATCGTCACTATAAAGAACGAAATTGTCAATAACGGAGAATACTTTGAAAACAACGAGGAACgttcaatttattatcattacaatcATATATCGAACACATTGTCGAAAATCGCATCGACAACTTCGTTGTTCACAATAACGGCGATGTATCTTAAACCATTGCCAAATATTCTTCATGCGTTATTACATCCTATgg AGATCAATCTTGCTGCTGCTAGTGCAGCGACAACAAATATTGCCAACAATACGGATATATTTCCTTTGCCATTCAAAGGAGTAAAATTGTATCATATCACTAATGTCcaaacgtatatattattatatatttttcaactaCCGTATATATATTGTGGATTTTGTCACACGGTAACAACGTGCGTTATATTGACACTAGTACTTCACATTTGTGGAAAATTATCAATGATGAGACGACGTATTCTTATGCTTGATACAAAACCAAAAGATCAATTGAACGATGCGATACGTCGCCATGTTCAATCACATATACAGCTTATTTG GATGGTAAAATCTatagaaaagattttcaacGTTGTAATACTCTTGGATCTCGTACAAAATAGCATTAGATTGGGTCTTTCGTCCTACGTTACTCTCGTG aGCAAAGACAATAAATCAGAATTTGTTGTCATGTGTACTTTCGCATCTTACGCAGCAGTCGTATTTTTGCTAATATTCGAGTATTGTTTTATAGGAGAATATTTAATGCAAGAG AGCAAGAAATTAGCTGAGTCGTATTATCACTGTAATTGGGCAGAAATGCCGCAAAATTGCAAaacttctttattaatttgcaTAATTTGTTCGCAAACATATCTCAACTTGACTGCTGgcaaattttatacattttcattgTATGGTTTCACTGGT ATTGTAAAAACTTCGATGGCCTATTTATCAATGTTACGTACTGTTATCTGa
- the LOC124957375 gene encoding odorant receptor 63a-like isoform X2 yields the protein MLRIYIVFFLYMSSLLAMELDFHGTRRVIDLIKRTMNCAGIWPEKIHEPIFVFFAVYLVLQCTMGVISINNNISDMEYVIACLEENVFNFMTLFKICICRMNSNSLAKILKEIKLDLIPERYKTDEEKIAFLNYNTFSLKLVKFTLGTSITACLLYYVSFSATNIKKVISMVLHVSGVISALSTKVKYVLDNPENRKRRIKVLILRHTRLIRLADTLENDFNLLILQQLLGSTFHLCLLGYDALVSISAGEQHKLLAFVIIAFRVLTTLLAYCYIGECLINESTSFGESFYHCKWYNITQEEIKLMHICMMRSSKQMELTVGKFFILSLTTFTDVVKTSMAYLSVLRTFM from the exons ATGTTGAGAatttacattgtttttttcttatatatgtcATCCTTGCTAGCCATG GAGCTTGACTTTCACGGTACCAGGAGGGTAATAGATTTGATCAAACGTACGATGAATTGCGCGGGAATTTGGCCAGAAAAGATTCACGAGcccattttcgtttttttcgcTGTTTATTTGGTTCTACAATGTACAATGGGAGTCATCTCGATTAACAATAACATATCTGATATGGAATATGTTATTGCTTGCTTAGAAGAGAACGTGTTCAATTTTATGACGCTATTCAAGATATGCATATGCAGAATGAATAGCAATTCGTTGGCCAAAATTTTAAAGGAAATTAAACTCGATCTTATTCCAGAAAGATACAAAACCGATGAGGAAAAGAttgcttttttaaattataacacTTTTAGTCTAAAGCTCGTTAAGTTCACTTTAGGAACAAGCATCACAGCCTGTTTGCTGTATTATGTGTCCTTTTCAGCTACCAATATTAAAAaag TAATCAGTATGGTACTCCACGTCAGCGGTGTTATCTCTGCACTTTCCACCAAAGTAAAGTACGTTTTGGACAATCCGGAGAATCGTAAACGtcgaataaaagtattaattttgagACACACACGTCTaatacg GTTAGCTGATACTTTGGAAAATGACTTCAACCTACTAATTTTACAACAATTATTGGGAAGTACCTTTCATCTTTGTCTTCTTGGTTACGACGCGCTCGTT tCTATATCGGCAGGAGAGCAACACAAGTTACTCGCTTTTGTTATAATTGCATTTCGTGTTTTAACCACGCTATTGGCTTATTGCTATATCGGAGAGTGTCTTATTAATGAA AGCACATCCTTTGGTGAATCATTTTATCACTGCAAATGGTACAACATAACGCAAGAAGAGATTAAGTTAATGCACATTTGTATGATGCGATCGTCGAAACAAATGGAACTGACAGTCGGCAAATTCTTTATATTGTCGTTGACTACATTTACAGAT GTTGTCAAGACATCAATGGCGTATTTATCCGTACTTCGAACGTTTATGtaa
- the LOC124957375 gene encoding odorant receptor 13a-like isoform X1 encodes MLRIYIVFFLYMSSLLAMELDFHGTRRVIDLIKRTMNCAGIWPEKIHEPIFVFFAVYLVLQCTMGVISINNNISDMEYVIACLEENVFNFMTLFKICICRMNSNSLAKILKEIKLDLIPERYKTDEEKIAFLNYNTFSLKLVKFTLGTSITACLLYYVSFSATNIKKVIANSSYGYVLPYNTPPPIEPTNLITYIFLCLYQFLKVLILIFGYVGTDCLVISMVLHVSGVISALSTKVKYVLDNPENRKRRIKVLILRHTRLIRLADTLENDFNLLILQQLLGSTFHLCLLGYDALVSISAGEQHKLLAFVIIAFRVLTTLLAYCYIGECLINESTSFGESFYHCKWYNITQEEIKLMHICMMRSSKQMELTVGKFFILSLTTFTDVVKTSMAYLSVLRTFM; translated from the exons ATGTTGAGAatttacattgtttttttcttatatatgtcATCCTTGCTAGCCATG GAGCTTGACTTTCACGGTACCAGGAGGGTAATAGATTTGATCAAACGTACGATGAATTGCGCGGGAATTTGGCCAGAAAAGATTCACGAGcccattttcgtttttttcgcTGTTTATTTGGTTCTACAATGTACAATGGGAGTCATCTCGATTAACAATAACATATCTGATATGGAATATGTTATTGCTTGCTTAGAAGAGAACGTGTTCAATTTTATGACGCTATTCAAGATATGCATATGCAGAATGAATAGCAATTCGTTGGCCAAAATTTTAAAGGAAATTAAACTCGATCTTATTCCAGAAAGATACAAAACCGATGAGGAAAAGAttgcttttttaaattataacacTTTTAGTCTAAAGCTCGTTAAGTTCACTTTAGGAACAAGCATCACAGCCTGTTTGCTGTATTATGTGTCCTTTTCAGCTACCAATATTAAAAaag TCATTGCAAATTCATCTTACGGATACGTATTGCCATACAATACTCCTCCGCCGATCGAACCGACAAATCTGATaacttacatttttctttgtctatatcaatttttaaaagtaCTAATTTTAATCTTCGGTTACGTCGGAACTGATTGTCTAGTAATCAGTATGGTACTCCACGTCAGCGGTGTTATCTCTGCACTTTCCACCAAAGTAAAGTACGTTTTGGACAATCCGGAGAATCGTAAACGtcgaataaaagtattaattttgagACACACACGTCTaatacg GTTAGCTGATACTTTGGAAAATGACTTCAACCTACTAATTTTACAACAATTATTGGGAAGTACCTTTCATCTTTGTCTTCTTGGTTACGACGCGCTCGTT tCTATATCGGCAGGAGAGCAACACAAGTTACTCGCTTTTGTTATAATTGCATTTCGTGTTTTAACCACGCTATTGGCTTATTGCTATATCGGAGAGTGTCTTATTAATGAA AGCACATCCTTTGGTGAATCATTTTATCACTGCAAATGGTACAACATAACGCAAGAAGAGATTAAGTTAATGCACATTTGTATGATGCGATCGTCGAAACAAATGGAACTGACAGTCGGCAAATTCTTTATATTGTCGTTGACTACATTTACAGAT GTTGTCAAGACATCAATGGCGTATTTATCCGTACTTCGAACGTTTATGtaa
- the LOC124957372 gene encoding odorant receptor 10a-like, giving the protein MHSFKERFLRPMLRIYIVFFLYIPSLLAMELDFHGTRRVIDLIKRTMNCAGIWPERTHEPVFIFFAVYLATHLIMGVISITDNISNMEYVIACFEENLFNFMALLKICICRINSNSLAEILKEIKVDLIPERYKTDEEKIAFLNYNNFSLMIVKITLGTSTTSAMLYFVSFLAINIEMVVANSSYGYVLPYKTPPPIEPTNLTIYVFLCLYEFLIVLILISGYVGTDCLIISLVLHVSGVFSALSCKVKHVLNNPGNRKRRIKKLILRHIRLIRLADSLESNFNILILQQLLGSTLHLSLLGYDSLVCIAAGEQKKLMAFVILVCRVLTTLLTYCYIGECLINESTSFGESIYQCKWYNISQEEIKLMHICMMRSSKQMELTVGKFFALSLTTFTDVVKTSMAYLSVLRTFM; this is encoded by the exons ATGCACTCATTTAAAGAACGTTTTCTTCGACCGATGTTGAGAatttacattgtttttttcttatatataccgTCCTTGCTAGCCATG GAGCTTGACTTTCACGGTACCAGGAGGGTAATAGATTTGATCAAACGTACGATGAATTGCGCGGGAATTTGGCCAGAAAGGACTCACGAGCcggttttcatttttttcgctGTTTACTTGGCCACACATTTAATAATGGGAGTCATTTCGATTACCGATAACATATCGAATATGGAATATGTTATTGCTTGCTTTGAAGAGAACTTGTTCAATTTTATGGCGTTATTGAAGATATGCATATGCAGAATTAATAGCAATTCGTTGGCCGAAATTTTAAAGGAAATCAAAGTCGATCTTATTCCAGAAAGATACAAAACCGATGAGGAAAAGAttgcttttttaaattataacaattttagtTTAATGATCGTTAAGATCACTTTAGGAACAAGCACCACATCTGCTATGCTGTATTTTGTGTCCTTTTTAGCTATCAACATTGAAATgg TCGTCGCAAATTCATCTTACGGATACGTATTGCCATACAAAACTCCTCCGCCGATCGAACCGACAAATCTGACGATCtacgtttttctttgtctatATGAGTTTTTAATAGTACTAATTTTAATCTCCGGTTACGTTGGAACTGATTGTCTAATAATCAGTTTGGTACTCCACGTCAGTGGTGTTTTCTCTGCACTTTCCTGCAAAGTAAAGCACGTTTTGAACAATCCGGGGAATCGTAaacgtcgaataaaaaaattaattttgagaCACATACGTCTaatacg ATTAGCTGATTCTTTGGAAAGTAATTTCAACATACTGATTTTACAACAATTATTGGGAAGTAcccttcatctttctcttcttggtTATGACTCGCTCGTT tGTATAGCGGCAGGGGAGCAAAAGAAGTTAATGGCTTTTGTCATATTGGTATGTCGTGTTTTAACCACGCTATTGACTTATTGCTACATCGGAGAGTGTCTAATTAATGAA AGCACATCCTTCGGTGAATCAATTTATCAGTGCAAATGGTACAACATATCACAAGAGGAGATTAAATTAATGCACATTTGTATGATGCGATCGTCAAAACAAATGGAACTGACAGTCGGCAAATTCTTTGCGTTGTCGTTGACTACATTCACAGAT GTTGTGAAGACATCAATGGCGTATTTATCTGTACTTCGGACATTTATGTAG
- the LOC124957374 gene encoding odorant receptor 13a-like isoform X2, with translation MKKIKPIEIVDVFLLHERYFAIGGVWPLRKSYVKFAIYAVYCTIQITLAYIDLYNVIDDLHLMVENLLETLVSSLSLLMIIIIRFHPSLATLIVTIKNEIVNNGEYFENNEERSIYYHYNHISNTLSKIASTTSLFTITAMYLKPLPNILHALLHPMEINLAAASAATTNIANNTDIFPLPFKGVKLYHITNVQTYILLYIFQLPYIYCGFCHTVTTCVILTLVLHICGKLSMMRRRILMLDTKPKDQLNDAIRRHVQSHIQLICIRLGLSSYVTLVSKDNKSEFVVMCTFASYAAVVFLLIFEYCFIGEYLMQESKKLAESYYHCNWAEMPQNCKTSLLICIICSQTYLNLTAGKFYTFSLYGFTGIVKTSMAYLSMLRTVI, from the exons ATGAAGAAA atCAAACCGATCGAAATCGTCGACGTTTTTCTACTTCACGAGAGATACTTCGCGATAGGTGGTGTATGGCCATTGAGAAAAAGTTACGTTAAATTTGCAATATATGCCGTTTATTGTACGATACAAATAACATTGGCATATATCGATTTGTATAATGTAATAGACGACCTTCATCTTATGGTTGAAAATCTTTTGGAAACATTAGTGTCGAgtttgtcgttattaatgataataattattcgttttCATCCGAGTTTGGCAACATTGATCGTCACTATAAAGAACGAAATTGTCAATAACGGAGAATACTTTGAAAACAACGAGGAACgttcaatttattatcattacaatcATATATCGAACACATTGTCGAAAATCGCATCGACAACTTCGTTGTTCACAATAACGGCGATGTATCTTAAACCATTGCCAAATATTCTTCATGCGTTATTACATCCTATgg AGATCAATCTTGCTGCTGCTAGTGCAGCGACAACAAATATTGCCAACAATACGGATATATTTCCTTTGCCATTCAAAGGAGTAAAATTGTATCATATCACTAATGTCcaaacgtatatattattatatatttttcaactaCCGTATATATATTGTGGATTTTGTCACACGGTAACAACGTGCGTTATATTGACACTAGTACTTCACATTTGTGGAAAATTATCAATGATGAGACGACGTATTCTTATGCTTGATACAAAACCAAAAGATCAATTGAACGATGCGATACGTCGCCATGTTCAATCACATATACAGCTTATTTG CATTAGATTGGGTCTTTCGTCCTACGTTACTCTCGTG aGCAAAGACAATAAATCAGAATTTGTTGTCATGTGTACTTTCGCATCTTACGCAGCAGTCGTATTTTTGCTAATATTCGAGTATTGTTTTATAGGAGAATATTTAATGCAAGAG AGCAAGAAATTAGCTGAGTCGTATTATCACTGTAATTGGGCAGAAATGCCGCAAAATTGCAAaacttctttattaatttgcaTAATTTGTTCGCAAACATATCTCAACTTGACTGCTGgcaaattttatacattttcattgTATGGTTTCACTGGT ATTGTAAAAACTTCGATGGCCTATTTATCAATGTTACGTACTGTTATCTGa
- the LOC124957377 gene encoding odorant receptor 47a-like: protein MELDFHGTRRVIDLNKRALKVVGIWPERVNKPVFIFFTVYLAIYLTMGVISITDNISNMEYVIACFDENLFNFMALLKICICKINSNSLAEIIKEIKIDLIPERYKTNEEKIAFLNYNNFSFMVVKITLGTSTTSATFYFLSFLAINIEMVIANSSYGYVLPYKTLPPIEPTNLIIYVFLCLYEFVIVLVLIFGYVGIDCLLISLVLHVSGVFSALSCKVKHVLNNPENRKRRIKKLILRHIRLVRLADSLESEFNLLILQQLMGSTLHLCLLGYDALVSISAGEQRKLIVFVIIACRVLSTLLLYSYIGECLINESTSFGESFYHSKWYNISQEEIKLMHICMMRSSKQMELTVGKFFVLSLTTFTDVIKTSMAYLSVLRTFM from the exons ATG GAGCTCGACTTTCACGGTACCAGGAGGGTAATAGATTTGAACAAACGTGCTTTAAAGGTCGTGGGAATTTGGCCAGAAAGGGTTAACAAGCcggttttcatttttttcactgTTTACTTGGCCATATATTTAACAATGGGAGTCATTTCGATTACCGATAACATATCGAATATGGAATATGTTATTGCTTGCTTTGACGAGAACTTGTTCAATTTTATGGCGTTATTGAAGATATGCATATGCAAAATTAATAGCAATTCCTTGGCCGAAATtataaaggaaattaaaatcgatcttATTCCAGAAAGATACAAAACCAATGAAGAAAAGATTGCTTTTTtgaattataacaattttagtTTTATGGTCGTTAAGATCACTTTAGGAACAAGCACCACATCCGCTACGTTCTATTTTCTGTCCTTTTTAGCTATCAACATTGAAATGg TCATTGCAAATTCATCTTACGGATACGTATTGCCATACAAAACTCTTCCGCCGATCGAACCAACAAATCTGATAATCtacgtttttctttgtctatATGAATTTGTAATAGTACTAGTTTTAATCTTCGGTTACGTTGGAATTGATTGTCTATTAATCAGTTTGGTACTCCACGTCAGCGGTGTTTTCTCCGCACTTTCCTGCAAAGTAAAACACGTTTTGAACAATCCGGAGAATCGTAaacgtcgaataaaaaaattaattttgagaCACATACGACTagtacg GTTAGCTGATTCTTTGGAAAGTGAATTCAACCTACTAATTTTACAACAATTAATGGGAAGTACCCTTCATCTCTGTCTTCTTGGTTACGACGCGCTCGTT tCTATATCGGCAGGAGAGCAAAGAAAGTTAATCGTTTTTGTCATAATTGCATGTCGTGTTTTAAGCACGCTATTACTTTATTCCTATATCGGAGAGTGTCTTATTAATGAA AGCACATCCTTTGGTGAATCATTTTATCACTCCAAATGGTACAACATATCGCAAGAGGAGATTAAATTAATGCATATTTGTATGATGCGATCGTCAAAACAAATGGAACTGACAGTCGGCAAATTCTTTGTATTGTCGTTAACTACATTTACAGAT GTTATCAAAACATCAATGGCGTATTTATCGGTACTTCGAACGTTTAtgtaa
- the LOC124957219 gene encoding odorant receptor 45b-like: MGVISITDNISNMEYVIACFEENLFNFMTLLKICICRMNSNSLAEILKEIKVDLIPERYKTDEEKIAFLNYNNFSLLIVKISLGTCTTSAMLYFLSFLAINIEMVVANSSYGYVLPYKTPPPIEPTNLTIYVFFCLYEFLIVLIIIVGYVGTDCLLISLVLHVSGVFSALSCKVKHVLNNPENRKRRIKKLILRHIRLVRLADSLESNFNILILQQLLGSTLHLSLLGYDSLVSISAGEQRKLIAFVIIACRVLTTLLAYCYIGECLINESISFGESIYQCKWYNISQEEIKLMHICMMRSSKQMELTVGKFFALSLTTFTDIKLFEIVNVYLLHESYIAIGGVWPLRKSITIPIPSKYVTIRKHLSNK, from the exons ATGGGAGTCATTTCGATTACCGATAACATATCGAATATGGAATATGTTATTGCTTGCTTTGAAGAGAACTTGTTCAATTTTATGACGTTATTGAAGATATGCATATGCAGAATGAATAGCAATTCGTTGGCCGAAATTTTAAAGGAAATCAAAGTCGATCTTATTCCAGAAAGATACAAAACCGATGAGGAAAAAAttgcttttttaaattataacaattttagtTTATTGATCGTTAAGATCAGTTTAGGAACATGCACCACATCCGCTATGCTGTATTTTCTGTCCTTTTTAGCTATCAACATTGAAATgg TCGTCGCAAATTCATCTTACGGATACGTATTGCCATACAAAACTCCTCCGCCGATCGAACCGACAAATCTGACAAtctacgtttttttttgtctatatGAGTTTTTAATAGTACTAATTATAATCGTCGGTTACGTTGGAACTGATTGTCTATTAATCAGTTTGGTACTCCACGTCAGCGGTGTTTTCTCTGCACTTTCCTGCAAAGTAAAGCACGTTTTGAACAATCCGGAGAATCGTAaacgtcgaataaaaaaattaattttgagaCACATACGTCTagtacg ATTAGCTGATTCTTTGGAAAGTAATTTCAACATACTGATTTTACAACAATTATTGGGAAGTAcccttcatctttctcttcttggtTATGACTCGCTCGTT tCTATATCGGCAGGAGAGCAAAGAAAGTTAATCGCTTTTGTCATAATTGCATGTCGTGTATTAACCACGTTATTGGCTTATTGCTATATCGGAGAGTGTCTTATTAATGAA AGCATATCCTTCGGTGAATCAATTTATCAGTGCAAATGGTACAACATATCGCAAGAGGAGATTAAATTAATGCACATTTGTATGATGCGATCGTCAAAACAAATGGAACTAACAGTCGGCAAATTCTTTGCGTTGTCGTTGACTACATTCACAGAT atcAAACTATTTGAGATCGTGAACGTTTATCTACTTCACGAAAGCTACATCGCGATCGGTGGTGTATGGCCATTGAGAAAAA GTATTACTATTCCTATTCCTAGTAAATATGTTACTATACGCAAACATTTGTCTAATAAGTAA